GAGAAAGATTCTATTCTTTCTTTTAATTTTTGAATTGTGTAATGTAAAATTTTCAATTCCTTAAATGTTGGAGATAAATCACTAATTTGAAATACTCCATTTTGATGGAATAAACGCCAAAATTTATTCATAAATTTTTTTATTCCAATGATTTTTTGATCATTCCAAGGTTTAGATAATGTAATTGGACCTAAAAACATTTCATAAATACGAAAAATATCTGATCCATATTTATCAGAAATATGATCTGGATTGATAATATTATATTTAGATTTGGACATTTTTTCTAATTTTCTTTTACAAAAGAAAATTCCTTTTTCTAAAAGGAATTTGGAATTGGAAAATTCAGGATTCCATTTTTTTAATTTATTTATATTTAATTCGTTATTATGATTTATTAGAGAAATATCTATATATATTTCTTGAAATGATATATTATTTTTATTTTTTAATAATCCATAGGAAACAAATATATTTTTTCCAATAATTTTTAATATCATAGCAGAGTGAATAAGTATCATTCCTTGATTTAATATTTTATTAAAAGGTTCTTCTGTTTTTATCCATCCTCTATCTTTCAGAAATTTATTCCAAAATCTTGCATAAATTAAGTGACCTGTAGAATGCTCAGATCCACCGATATATAGATCTATATTCTTCCAATAATTTTCTTTTTTATTGTCCAGAAAAAAATTTTGATTATGTACATCCATATAACGAAGAAAATACCAACTAGATCCAGCCCAACAGGGCATTGTACTAGTTTCTATTGGAAATACATATAGATTATCAATAAGAGTATTTGAAACTATTTTCATATTTTTTTCGTCCCAAGCCCAATTTTTCACTCTCATTAATGGAGATTTTCCGTTTTTTGGATGATAATTTTCTATTCTTGGTAAAAGAAGAGGAAGTTTTTCTATCGGAATAGTTTTAGGAATTTTATTTTTAAAATAAATTGGAATGGGTTCACCCCAGTATCTTTGTCTGGAAAAAACAGCATCTCGTAACCGATAACTGTTTTTTTTTATTCCAATGTTTTTATTTTTCAAAATTTGGATGATTCTTTCCCTGGCTTCTGTTGCATTTAGTCCATTTAAAAAATCAGAATTAATACAAATTCCATTTTTTCCTTCATAAGGTTCATTTTTATTATTTTTATTTTTTTCAAAAAAAACTGGTAAAATTTCTAATCCAAATTTTTTTGCAAATTTTAGGCTATATTTTTCGTGACTAGGTATACCAACTATAGATTTTACTTGATGATCTACAGAAAAATAATTACTAACATAAATAGGAATTTTTTTCCCATTAATAAATGGATGTCGAACATAGTTTCCGGTAAAAAATCCCGAAATAGTTTTTTCTTTTTCTGATTTTTCTACAGAATCTTCTTGCATATGCAAATATGCAAGAAGATTTTTTTTATGATTAGGAATAGTAATTGTTTTTAATAATGGATGATCTGTAGATATAATAATAAAAGTTATTCCAAATACCATTTCTGGACGAAAAATAAAAGATTCTATTTTTTTATCTTTTTTTTTAGAAAAAAAAAGTTCTAAAAATATGGAAGTTCCTGTTTTTTTTCCTATCCAATTATATTGAAGTCTTTTAAGAGAATTAGAACATTCAATAAAATCTAGACCTTTTAAAAGTCTTTCTACATAAGCGGTAATTCTTATATGCCATTGAAGCATTTTTTTCTTATAAATTGGATATCCACCTCTTTGGCTTTTTCCATTTTGTATTTCATCATTTGCTAAAACGGTTCCTAGATCTGGACACCAATTAACTGTATTTTTACATAAAAATGCTAATCGGTAATTTAAAAGAATCGAATCTTTTTTTAAAGAACTAAATTCTTTCCATTTTTTTGAATCAAATTGATTATTAAAGGAAGTACTAGCATTAACAGATAAATTTCCGTTTTTATTAAATTCTTGAATTAAAAAGTGGATAGGCTTAGCTTTTTCACTATCCTTATCGTACCAAGAATTAAAAATTTGGATAAACATCCATTGAGTCCATCGATAATAATCA
The nucleotide sequence above comes from Blattabacterium clevelandi. Encoded proteins:
- the leuS gene encoding leucine--tRNA ligase encodes the protein MEYNFRKLEKRWQIYWKKNNIFHIKENETKKKYYILNMFPYPSGSGLHIGHCLGYIASDIYARYKRAEGYNVLNPIGFDSFGLPAEQYAIQTGQHPYETTRKNIKKYQKQMDKIGLSFDWSRKLYTSNPDYYRWTQWMFIQIFNSWYDKDSEKAKPIHFLIQEFNKNGNLSVNASTSFNNQFDSKKWKEFSSLKKDSILLNYRLAFLCKNTVNWCPDLGTVLANDEIQNGKSQRGGYPIYKKKMLQWHIRITAYVERLLKGLDFIECSNSLKRLQYNWIGKKTGTSIFLELFFSKKKDKKIESFIFRPEMVFGITFIIISTDHPLLKTITIPNHKKNLLAYLHMQEDSVEKSEKEKTISGFFTGNYVRHPFINGKKIPIYVSNYFSVDHQVKSIVGIPSHEKYSLKFAKKFGLEILPVFFEKNKNNKNEPYEGKNGICINSDFLNGLNATEARERIIQILKNKNIGIKKNSYRLRDAVFSRQRYWGEPIPIYFKNKIPKTIPIEKLPLLLPRIENYHPKNGKSPLMRVKNWAWDEKNMKIVSNTLIDNLYVFPIETSTMPCWAGSSWYFLRYMDVHNQNFFLDNKKENYWKNIDLYIGGSEHSTGHLIYARFWNKFLKDRGWIKTEEPFNKILNQGMILIHSAMILKIIGKNIFVSYGLLKNKNNISFQEIYIDISLINHNNELNINKLKKWNPEFSNSKFLLEKGIFFCKRKLEKMSKSKYNIINPDHISDKYGSDIFRIYEMFLGPITLSKPWNDQKIIGIKKFMNKFWRLFHQNGVFQISDLSPTFKELKILHYTIQKLKERIESFSFNTSISYLMMMVNKLTILKCNKRKILEPLVKLMAPFSPHISEEIWKKLGGKKSILFSPIPIFNPKYLIEKKITYPIMFNGKLKFKEIFDSNLTIEKIKHKILNHPKTIFFLKEKVLQRVIIIQYKIINILFI